The following are encoded together in the Neofelis nebulosa isolate mNeoNeb1 chromosome 9, mNeoNeb1.pri, whole genome shotgun sequence genome:
- the YPEL5 gene encoding protein yippee-like 5, with protein MGRIFLDHIGGTRLFSCANCDTILTNRSELISTRFTGATGRAFLFNKVVNLQYSEVQDRVMLTGRHMVRDVSCKNCNSKLGWIYEFATEDSQRYKEGRVILERALVRESEGFEEHVPSDNS; from the exons atgggcagaattttCCTTGATCACATTGGTGGTACCCGTCTGTTTTCTTGTGCAAACTGCGATACAATCCTGACCAACCGCTCAGAACTCATCTCTACTCGGTTCACAGGCGCCACTGGCagagcatttctttttaacaag GTAGTTAACCTGCAGTACAGTGAAGTTCAAGACCGGGTCATGCTCACTGGCCGCCACATGGTTCGAGACGTGAGCTGCAAGAACTGCAATAGCAAACTGGGATGGATCTATGAGTTTGCCACTGAAGACAGCCAGCGCTATAAGGAAGGCCGTGTGATCCTGGAGCGCGCTCTAGTGCGAGAGAGCGAGGGCTTTGAGGAGCATGTACCATCCGATAACTCTTGA